The segment CGCCCTGATACCTGATTGACCTACATAATTTATCTTTCGTGTTGTATCGTGTTGAAAATGTTTCGACTAATCAGAAACAGTGAGTATTGCTTTgtcaataaaaagcaattaatacTGAAATACATTTCCAAGTTTATAATATTGTGTagcattagaaaaaatatctgtTGTTCCTGCCTGCAGTTCATTACCACAAAGCACGGCTAAAGATTTTATCTTAACATTTGTTGCTGTAAACAACTCACCAAGTTTCTCTTCTCTAGACGTGTCACGCGTGAGGTTAAAGCGGGTATAATAAAGAGACGCAGCTCCCGATTATTGCCAAGAGAAATTGCGCAACGCTCAGAGACCAGTTGTTGGAACATTTGCGAGTTCGTCTTTTCGAAAGACACACAACATCTCGTGTGCAGAGTGCGTGCGTTCGTTGCTCCTGATTTTGGGTGGGGTGTGTGAGCGGGTTGCGGTGCTTGCGTGCTATGCGGCAAGTAGCATAAAGCAGGGCGAAGTAGGGCCGCGGCAGCTATAGGGGTTAGTCGCCGCCGTCGGGTCGGGCGCACGGTCGGATCGGGCCAATCGGCGCTCTCGGATTTGTGTATCTAGGAGCAGCTCGGAAAAGTAATATGCTACTGCCGAATGAAAGGGTGGTTTGTTTTCGCCTAATGCACGGCCTGGAGAAGCACGCCCGATGAAAGATATGAAAGATATAGGCGCCGTGAGATTAAAGATATTCACCGAGGAGCTGTTTTGATGCTTGTGTGTCGCCTTTTAATATGCATGGAATTTTTTAGTAGCCCTCCTTTTTCGCCCTTCAAAGAAACTaatttagataaataaaaactctcAAGACACCTGGCTGTGGTCTCTGGTCCccccaaaaatgaaataatatatttagaaagtgatattgatgtttttaactataacagtttaatttagggttttaaccattttatttcttttattgcggaaaaacaaaaattctgcagccaaaattttaaagaacagGGTGGAGAGAAATTCCTATTCGAAACGTGATTTCCATACAGCAGATAAGCTAGATGATAAGAGTTACTAATTTTGACTGGTATCCTACCACTGATAAGACAGAGTCAATACTtaaagttgtttttatttctgcggCAAATCAGTGCTGCAAGATGTTAATCCGCCGCTCCAGCATCTGTGTCTTGCTCCTTTGCCTAGCAGGTtgtacaatttatttacaaatcgAAGGGGGAAAGATGTAATGGAAAAAGTTCCACCGCAGCATTGGGGTGCGCTGTGAAGATCCAACCGCTGACCCAGAAAGCCGGCTCCTCTGCCCAGAAAATCAAAGTTTCCACTTCGCTGGCAACCGATTCGCGCAGGATTTCCGCGCCTTTTCTCGGAGGACTCGTTTCCGCCGACATAGTAGCGTTTAACtctaaatacaaaaaatatctcacTTTTCTTTATTAACTAGGAAAAACTCACGGTGTCGAGATTGCAGCTTCGAGAAAAATTGGAGCTCgaccaaattattttgtgcaaCTTTCCTTCGACCTTTACTCCAGTAGCACTTAATTTCAACGGAAATCTTCTGCGACGCGGCACGATTTACTTCAACAGGAAAGATCaagtataaaaattgctttaaccttttgtttttataaacttATATTCGGGTAAATAAAGTGTTTAGAAATCAGTGATTTGCAAATCCCTCTGGACACCAGCGATTTTGAACTGGCATTCGTCCGAGACCTGAAAGCTGCTAGTTCTGTTGAGTGCCCTGTTTCATATTTGAGTACTATAAATTAtaggaaatgaaaagaaagaattGAACAGAACGCGAATTTTCAAGATCGAAATGACGCTGGGCAAATAGAGCAAGCGGCCTGTCTGGCTCCCTGCGtgtgggaaaataatttctgctcGCTGCCATCGCTGGAGGAATATGGCTACACCGTCAACGGACCTCAAGAGCAAACAGAATTTGGTTTCAGGGTGCCACTGGCCAAACTGGGATCTTCAATTTACGGGCAAAGCGTGCAAAACGTTGCCGTCGAGATTTTCCAGTACACCGACCAACTGCTCAGAGTTAAAGTGAGGTACCGCAACCGAGCCTTTCGGTTTTATTGCAACCGTCTTTCCCATTCAGATATATGACCCGAATGTCGACCGCTATGAAGTTCCCATTCCGCTGAATCTTCTCTCCGTGCCGCTCTCTGATCCGCTTTACGAGGTATCCGTTCCTACGCAGGTTGGCGACGCTTTTTCGGTGCAAATCACCCGCCGCTCAACGGGAAGCGTTTTGTGCGTCCCCAGAGACCCGTTCGTCACACAATGAGACAGGCTTTTTTCCATTGCAGGTTCGACACTTCCCTCGCGGGCATCACTTTCGAGGATAAATTGCTCACTCTGGCCTCACGCCTGCCTTCGAGAAATTTATACGGTCTCGGCGAAAACCAGCACTCGACTTTTAGGCGCCTCTTCGACGACACCACCtggccgattttctcgcgcGACGAGCAGCCAAATACAAGCGTGGGTTCACTCTCGTTCAAATCGAACGGCTTTTAACTTTTCAAGCggattatttttgcagaaagTAGCAAACTTGTATGGTGTTCACCCACATTATGTCGTTATTGAAGGTGATGGCAGCGCTCACGGAGTTCTCTTGTACAACAGCAATGCAATGGGTATACAATTATGTGCAGTTCTTCATTGGTTCGGGTTCAATGAGTAAATTCGTAATAGTTATCAGGATCTTAAAGATTAAAAGAGCGTGTTGATAAGGACACAATTTTGAAAACGACGATTACTAAAAAcggtataatgtaacatagaTGAGAAGTCCGcataaaatgttgaaaatacaaatatttaacagtGTGGAGAGTATTTAACAAAATCCACCCCATAAATTGCAAGATTCAactttggaataaaaattcatttaaaaagtaatttcctGCCCGTCACCATGATGTTGCtctataaaaataacttttaaaattctgcgGTAGAATACCAACTGCAGTCCGCAGCCCCAGCCATTAACTGGCGAACAATCGGCGGAGTTCTCGACTTCTACATCATGCTCGGTCCCCACCCTGAGGATGTTACCAAGCAGTACCTGAGTCTGGTAGGAAGTCCATTTTTGCCCCCGTACTGGGGCCTTGGCTTCCAGCTCTCCCGCTGGGGCTACAACGATCTGGACACATTGAAGGCTGCTATAAACCGCACTCTCTCGTGCGATTTTCCCCTGGTGAGAGCGCAAATATACGTGAAATCCCGTGATGCTATAAAATGACTTTAAGGACGTGTTTTATGGAGACATTGACACGATGGACCAGAACGCCGACTTCACTTACGACCCTGTGAATTTCGCCGGATTCCCTGAGTACATCAATGAACTGAAGGCGCTCGGCATTCGCTACGTGCCGATCGTCGACCCCGCCATCCCTGACCGCCAAGGGTACGGGCCATACGCACGCGGCAAGACTGCCGACGCTTTCATCAAACTGGCCAACGGCTCCACTCTCATGGGAAACGTGTGGCCACCCGAGCCGGTCAGCTTCCCTGACTTCTTCAAACCGGAAACGCAGCTTTGGTGGGCTGACGAGATCGTACGATACTACGAAACGATCAAATTTGACGGACTCTGGATTGTAAGTTTGCTAGGGGTTTAGCATTATTTGCTTTcgtggtattttttttaacttctacTCACTTCCGGTGGGCTATTAGCTCACTGAGTcccaataacatttttttcagttaaaaattatttattaggaCATGAACGAGCCTGCAAACTTTGAGACAAACCAACCCAACTTCCTCAATTGCGAGGCAAACGAATGGGACGACCCTCCATACTTGCCAAGTAAATAAAACTACAAATAATTTAGCCTGTATAGTGACGCggtaataaacaaaaacaaatttccagaGGCAGCTTGGATCAACCCAGGGAAGAGAATGAGCGACAAAACCGTGTGCATGACGGCAACCCAGAGCGGCTACAGACAATATGACGTGCACTCTTTGTATGGGTGGTCGGAGACATCTCCCACGCTTAAGTAAGAATCGCACCAATTTCACAGCAAAGTGCACTGACTTTTCAAATTAGTGCAATGCAGCAGGCGACTGGAAAACGCGGACTGGTGTTCACACGGTCTAGTTTCGTTGGCAGCGGAGCTCTCGGCGGTCACTGGACCGGAGACAACATTGCGGCATGGGACCATCTGCAGTCGTCCATTATCggtcagaaaattattgattgatCTAATGccattaattgttatttacgatgcattttcaaaaaaataataggacTTTTGACTACCAAAATTCGTTAAGCGCCAaaatatttaggaaatttgCTGGTAGGGATAGGGACTAGGCAACCTGGTAAAGACAAACGCATGCATGTCACGCCGGTTgcctaaatattaaaatctgcaGGCGCTACGGACACGCTTTAAACTGCTAGAAAAAAAGCTTTGATTTCGCAGGACTCCTGGACTTCAATATGTTTGGAATTCCTTATGTTGGTTCCGACATTTGCGGATTTTCCTTAGACACCGAAGAAGAACTTTGTGAACGCTGGCAACTACTTGGAGCTTACTATCCATTCTCACGAAACCACAACAGCATTGGTAACGtgtatcattaaattttttttttaattcttcgacctaaaatagattttacaaTAGCTATGctcattggaaaaaaataaataacagggATGTTTGGTTCAAAgtgaattaattgcaaaaaataatgccacACGTTTTCCCCGTTTTTCCGAGATTTCCAATTTCCGCCAATTTCAGCAAccaataattctttttttatttgccaatgGGAGAggtaaaatctatttttcaagtaaattgCCCCATAaggatattttaaatgtaccATTCAACAgtttctttgatttaattttacaaatattgaattttagtcCCATCAAAGTAAGatctatttaattaatgctgCGAGTGATTGTAATTGCGAAGAgttattcaattttaggctaatttttatatgagcaattatgtataaaaaaaCTGTTACGCAGGTGCCATTCCACAAGACCCTTGCATTTGGCCAGACACCGTGGGTGCTTCTGGCAGGAAAGCTATGCAGACGCGTTACAACCTGGTGCCCTATCTTTACACGCTCTTCTACAGGGTAAACACCGGCATAGACGGCACTGTCGTCAGGTCGTTGGCATGGGAgtgtgttttaataaaattaaatattagaaaattgtaattttatatttaaaattagatttccgGCGGATCCCTACACCTGGGACATTAATCAGCAGTTCCTGTGGGGCAGTTCATTCATGGTTAGCCCTGCGACCTCTCCAGGGCAGCTCAAGACGGTCGTGTACTTCCCTCAGGGAATTTGGTACGACTGGCACTTGGTAAGTCAACTACCAGATATATatgcttcaaataaaaaatgcaacctTCTTAGGGGAACGTCGAGGTTGACTTGTCAGTTGCTGGCACTTTTAAAGAACTTGATACCCCGCACGACTACATTCCTTTACACGTCCGCGGAGAAAGCATTATTTGCACACAGGAAATAGCATCAACTCTGACTGAATCGTAACTCCTTATTGTTTCTCCAAgcttcttaattattttacgacTAAATAATTCACAGACGAAATTATCCGTTTGGACTGACGATTGCTATTGATGCCGATGGAACAGCCGCGGGAGATCTCTTCTGGGATGACGGAGAATCAATAAACACAGT is part of the Cloeon dipterum chromosome 1, ieCloDipt1.1, whole genome shotgun sequence genome and harbors:
- the LOC135947750 gene encoding maltase-glucoamylase-like — its product is MEEIDGKMNWNKLMMMMMEKLTVSRLQLREKLELDQIILCNFPSTFTPVALNFNGNLLRRGTIYFNRKDQCLEISDLQIPLDTSDFELAFVRDLKAASSVECPVSYLNRNDAGQIEQAACLAPCVWENNFCSLPSLEEYGYTVNGPQEQTEFGFRVPLAKLGSSIYGQSVQNVAVEIFQYTDQLLRVKIYDPNVDRYEVPIPLNLLSVPLSDPLYEVSVPTQVGDAFSVQITRRSTGSVLFDTSLAGITFEDKLLTLASRLPSRNLYGLGENQHSTFRRLFDDTTWPIFSRDEQPNTSKVANLYGVHPHYVVIEGDGSAHGVLLYNSNAMEYQLQSAAPAINWRTIGGVLDFYIMLGPHPEDVTKQYLSLVGSPFLPPYWGLGFQLSRWGYNDLDTLKAAINRTLSCDFPLDVFYGDIDTMDQNADFTYDPVNFAGFPEYINELKALGIRYVPIVDPAIPDRQGYGPYARGKTADAFIKLANGSTLMGNVWPPEPVSFPDFFKPETQLWWADEIVRYYETIKFDGLWIDMNEPANFETNQPNFLNCEANEWDDPPYLPKAAWINPGKRMSDKTVCMTATQSGYRQYDVHSLYGWSETSPTLNAMQQATGKRGLVFTRSSFVGSGALGGHWTGDNIAAWDHLQSSIIGLLDFNMFGIPYVGSDICGFSLDTEEELCERWQLLGAYYPFSRNHNSIGAIPQDPCIWPDTVGASGRKAMQTRYNLVPYLYTLFYRVNTGIDGTVVRSLAWEFPADPYTWDINQQFLWGSSFMVSPATSPGQLKTVVYFPQGIWYDWHLGNVEVDLSVAGTFKELDTPHDYIPLHVRGESIICTQEIASTLTESRNYPFGLTIAIDADGTAAGDLFWDDGESINTVNLGQYHYSTFSYQEVAIKYDALTQTIVNDYQALTGPLVINTLTILGNKGRVPISIAGDINPAYSIDYIQENDKIVISDAAIPLNSNFSLTFIYL